From a region of the Solanum stenotomum isolate F172 chromosome 2, ASM1918654v1, whole genome shotgun sequence genome:
- the LOC125856841 gene encoding WAT1-related protein At1g70260-like: protein MGVKVAIGDMLPCTSMIIIEACAIFLTIMASTAMSKLGMSSFVFVVFTNALSFILLIPFSILFRRNNKTEEPLFTFPLVLRAFFLGLVGVTIAQNLAFAGLSYSSPIVACGAANMIPAFSFIIAIILRKIRIDWKRQASIVRVIGSLVSIVGILAMTFYKGPVVKQYSPSFLHLATSPHLFIFTSTHENWILGCFLFASASFALVIWNIIQVGTRKKHPHIMKITCLYTLFGTIQSALLALFMEKDLSVWRLKLDMELLVIVLTAIFGSLIRINVQIWCSRLKGPSYALFFKPVGVPVASTCGCVLFAATFHYGSMLSACICGLGYYTTLWGQLKEDETMQNNEGNVTTFDERVPLLEEQQEEDSQV, encoded by the exons ATGGGTGTCAAGGTTGCCATAGGAGACATGTTGCCATGCACATCCATGATCATTATAGAAGCTTGCGCCATTTTCTTGACGATTATGGCGAGCACCGCCATGTCCAAACTAGGGATGAGTTCTTTTGTGTTTGTGGTTTTTACAAATGCTCTTAGCTTTATACTTCTTATTCCATTCTCTATCCTTTTCCGCAGAAATAACAA GACTGAGGAGCCATTATTCACGTTTCCCCTTGTTTTGCGTGCCTTCTTCCTTGGTTTAGTAGG GGTAACAATAGCTCAAAATCTTGCATTTGCGGGACTAAGTTATAGTTCTCCAATAGTAGCATGTGGTGCAGCCAACATGATACCTGCTTTCTCTTTCATTATTGCCATTATTCTCAG GAAAATACGAATTGACTGGAAGAGGCAAGCAAGCATAGTAAGAGTGATTGGGAGCTTAGTATCAATAGTGGGAATATTAGCAATGACTTTCTATAAAGGTCCAGTTGTGAAACAATATTCTCCATCTTTTCTTCATCTTGCCACGTCACCACACCTCTTCATCTTCACTTCCACACATGAGAATTGGATTCTTGGTTGCTTCTTGTTTGCATCTGCTTCCTTTGCTCTTGTCATTTGGAACATTATTCAG GTCGGAACTAGAAAGAAGCACCCACATATAATGAAAATAACATGTCTTTATACCTTATTTGGAACAATCCAATCTGCACTACTTGCTCTATTTATGGAAAAAGATCTTAGCGTTTGGAGACTTAAGCTTGATATGGAGCTTCTTGTCATAGTTTTAAC GGCAATTTTCGGGAGTTTAATACGTATCAATGTTCAAATATGGTGCTCGCGTTTGAAAGGACCCTCTTATGCCCTATTTTTCAAGCCCGTGGGAGTTCCAGTTGCCAGCACTTGTGGTTGTGTGCTCTTTGCTGCGACTTTCCACTATGGAAG CATGTTGAGTGCATGTATATGTGGACTTGGTTATTACACCACACTATGGGGACAACTCAAAGAAGATGAGACAATGCAAAACAATGAAGGCAACGTGACTACTTTTGATGAAAGAGTTCCTCTTCTGGAAgaacaacaagaagaagattCACAAGTCTAG